A region from the Antennarius striatus isolate MH-2024 chromosome 24, ASM4005453v1, whole genome shotgun sequence genome encodes:
- the agap1 gene encoding arf-GAP with GTPase, ANK repeat and PH domain-containing protein 1 isoform X1: MHLLDSMDRSTPQRRTVYRISLTLVKREGPQGKEGGVEDPLPGASRQEERHSVLLEEVEEEESEERSSSRGFIRSFRTFSTGRLELGPPGASRKLLLKGRSLEENGRGPAEEQEVDGGAAEEGSIRKKARLLKARSVEEQRPETPPLRWPPCLLRRSLSFRHWRSGELLLRPLSKDKHHSSSGCIRRDGAPPGQRSGTLEVGAVLNETDASSEPSRWGAAPGGKNRTLDNSDLLRLAGEGEGPGGAGRLVRFLSGIFTKRGGAVSPPAGSPCVNRSLQRSRRTAPSQSSVDSIDGGGSKDAFVNSQEWTLSRAVPELKVGIVGNLASGKSALVHRYLTGTYVQEESPEADVDAGGRFKKEIVVDGQSHLLLIRDEGGPPEAQFALWVDAVVFVFSLEDEISFQTVYHYFSRLASYRNTADLPLVLVGTQDAISSANPRVIDDGRARKLSNELKRCTYYETCATYGLNVERVFQDVAQKVVATRRKQQLSIGPCKSLPNSPSHSSVCAAQVSAVHISQTSNGGGSLSDYSSSVPSTPSTSQKELRIDVPQTTNTPTPVRKQSKRRSNLFTSRKASETDKDKKGLEARADSIGSGRAIPIKQGMLLKRSGKSLNKEWKKKYVTLCDNGLLTYHPSLHDYMQNVHGKEIDLLRTTVKVPGKRPPRAVSTSVVTPSGAAPSPKTNGLTKDLSGLQLGPSPGAVTSSTSASPMAGSFNNRGTDGMHQRSYSVSSADQWTDATVIANSGISTDSGLVDSMCSSPITSSATSPKMEPPPSPHANRKKHRRKKSTSNFRADSFSGAAEEPEENLEFIIVSLTGQTWNFEASSYEDRDAWVQVIEGQILASLQSCESSKNKSRLTTQTEAMALQTIRSIRGNGRCADCEAPNPDWASLNLGALICIECSGIHRNLGTHLSRVRSLDLDEWPLELIKVMKAIGNELANSVWEARTQGRVKPGLDASREERERWIRAKYEQRLFLAPLSGADLSLGQQLLRATVEEDLRSVVLLLAHGGRQQVNETCGEGDGRNALHLSSRKGNVVITQLLIWYGVDLTVRDAHGNSPMAYARQVSSQECVDTLAQYGCPDERHPLMATPNLSRRNTNRNNSCSSAGSAALI; this comes from the exons ATGCACCTCCTGGACAGCATGGACAGGAGCACGCCTCAGAGGAGGACGGTTTACAGGATCTCCCTTACACTGGTGAAGAGGGAGGGGCCACAGGGCAaagaggggggggtggaggaccCCCTGCCAGGGGCGTCCAGGCAGGAGGAGCGGCACAGcgtcctcctggaggaggtagaggaggaggagtccgAGGAGCGCTCTTCATCACGTGGCTTCATAAGGAGCTTCAGGACGTTCAGCACGGGGCGGCTGGAGCTGGGCCCCCCCGGCGCCTCCAGGAAGCTCCTGCTGAAGGGGAGGAGCCTGGAGGAGAACGGACGAGGTCCTGctgaggagcaggaagtggatgGCGGCGCTGCGGAGGAGGGCAGCATCAGGAAGAAAGCGAGGCTGCTGAAGGCCAGGAgcgtggaggagcagcgccccgAGACTCCGCCCCTCCGGTGGCCCCCTTGCCTCCTGCGCCGCAGCCTCAGCTTCAGACACTGGCGCAGTGGCGAGCTGTTGCTCCGCCCCCTCTCAAAGGACAAACATCACAGCAGCTCCGGGTGCATCCGTCGGGACGGTGCCCCCCCCGGCCAGAGGAGTGGGACGCTGGAGGTCGGCGCCGTCCTGAACGAGACGGACGCCTCGTCCGAGCCGAGCCGCTGGGGGGCGGCGCCAGGCGGCAAGAACCGGACGCTGGACAACAGCGACCTGCTGCGTCTggcaggtgagggggaggggccAGGAGGGGCGGGGCGTCTGGTTCGCTTCCTCAGCGGCATCTTCACCAAGAGGGGCGGGGCCGTCTCACCCCCGGCCGGTAGCCCCTGCGTCAACCGCTCCCTCCAGCGCAGCAGGAGGACGGCACCTTCCCAGTCCAGCGTGGACAGCATCGATGGGGGAGGATCCAAAG ATGCCTTCGTGAACAGTCAGGAGTGGACGCTGAGCCGGGCGGTACCTGAACTCAAAGTG GGCATTGTGGGTAACCTGGCCAGTGGTAAGTCAGCGCTGGTCCACAGGTACCTGACAGGAACCTACGTCCAGGAGGAGTCCCCTGAAG CGGACGTGGATGCAG GGGGTCGCTTCAAGAAGGAGATTGTGGTGGACGGTCAGAGTCACCTGCTGCTCATCAGAGACGAAGGGGGGCCCCCTGAGGCCCAG TTCGCCCTGTGGGTCGATGCTGTGGTCTTCGTCTTCAGTCTGGAGGACGAGATCAGCTTCCAGACGGTCTACCACTACTTCAGCCGCCTCGCCAGCTACCGGAACACCGCCGACCTACCGCTGGTCCTAGTGGGCACTCAAG ACGCCATCAGCTCAGCCAATCCCAGAGTGATCGACGACGGCCGAGCCAGGAAGCTGTCCAACGAGCTGAAGCGCTGCACCTACTACGAGACATGCGCCACCTATGGCCTGAACGTGGAGCGCGTCTTCCAGGATG TTGCCCAGAAGGTGGTGGCCACCAGGAGGAAGCAGCAGCTCTCCATCGGTCCCTGCAAGTCCCTCCCAAACTCGCCGAGTCACTCGTCCGTCTGCGCCGCACAGGTGTCAGCCGTCCACATCAgccag ACCAGCAATGGTGGCGGCAGTTTGAGCGACTACTCGTCATCCGTGCCGTCGACGCCCAGCACCAGCCAGAAGGAGCTCCGCATCGACGTCCCCCAGACCACCAACACGCCGACGCCTGTCCGAAAGCAGTCGAAGCGCCGCTCCAACCTGTTCACC TCCAGGAAGGCGAGCGAGACGGACAAGGACAAGAAGGGCCTGGAGGCGCGGGCGGACAGCATCGGCAGTGGGCGGGCCATCCCCATCAAACAG gggATGCTGCTGAAGCGGAGTGGGAAGTCTCTCAACAAggagtggaagaagaagtatGTGACCCTGTGTGACAACGGCCTGCTGACCTATCACCCCAGCCTACAT GACTACATGCAGAACGTCCACGGGAAGGAGATCGACCTGCTTAGGACCACCGTGAAGGTCCCAGGAAAGAGGCCGCCGCGGGCCGTGTCCACCAGCGTCGTCACGCCCAGCGGCGCCGCGCCCAGTCCCAAGACCAACGGGCTGACCAAGGACCTGAGCGGGCTGCAGCTGGGACCCAGTCCAG GGgcggtgaccagcagcacgtcGGCGTCTCCGATGGCGGGCAGCTTCAACAACCGGGGGACGGACGGGATGCACCAGCGCTCCTACTCCGTGTCCAGCGCCGACCAGTGGACGGACGCCACCGTCATCGCAAACTCTGGCATCAGCACAG ATTCAGGTCTGGTGGACTCCATGTGTTCCAGTCCCATCACATCCAGCGCCACTAGTCCTAAGATGGAACCGCCGCCATCGCCGCACGCCAACCGCAAGAAGCACCGGAGGAAGAAGAGCACGAGTAACTTCAGAGCCGACAGCTTCTCCGGTGCCGCGGAAG AACCGGAGGAGAACCTGGAGTTCATCATCGTGTCGCTGACGGGCCAGACGTGGAACTTTGAGGCGTCATCTTACGAGGACCGGGACGCCTGGGTCCAGGTGATCGAGGGCCAGATCCTGGCCAGCCTGCAGTCCTGCGAGAGCAGCAAGAACAAG tcgCGGCTGACCACCCAGACGGAGGCTATGGCGCTGCAGACCATCAGGAGCATCCGAGGGAACGGCCGCTGTGCCGACTGTGAAGCTCCAA ACCCTGACTGGGCGAGTCTAAACCTGGGGGCCCTGATCTGCATCGAGTGCTCGGGCATCCACAGGAACCTGGGGACCCATTTGTCCAGGGTCCGGTCTTTGGATCTGGATGAATGGCCGCTGGAGCTCATCAAGGTGATGAAGGCCATCGGCAACGAGCTGGCCAATAGCGTGTGGGAGGCCAGAACCCAGGGGCGTGTCAAACCTGGACTGGACGCCAGCAG GGAGGAGCGGGAACGCTGGATCCGGGCAAAATACGAACAGCGTCTGTTTCTGGCTCCGCTGTCTGGCGCTGACCTCTCACTGGGTCAGCAGTTGCTCCGAGCAACGGTGGAGGAAGATCTCCGATCCGTCGTCCTCCTGCTCGCCCACGGGGGCCGACAGCAGGTCAACGAGACGTGTGGCGAAGGAGACGGACGCAACGCCCTGCACCTGTCCAGTCGCAAGGGCAACGTGGTCATCACACAGCTCCTCATTTGG TACGGTGTGGACCTGACGGTGAGGGATGCCCATGGCAACAGTCCGATGGCGTACGCCCGGCAGGTCAGCAGTCAGGAATGCGTCGACACGCTGGCTCAATATGGCTGCCCTGATGAGCGCCACCCACTCATGGCCACGCCCAACCTGTCGCGCCGCAACACCAACCGCaacaacagctgcagcagcgccGGGAGCGCCGCGCTCATCTGA
- the agap1 gene encoding arf-GAP with GTPase, ANK repeat and PH domain-containing protein 1 isoform X2: MHLLDSMDRSTPQRRTVYRISLTLVKREGPQGKEGGVEDPLPGASRQEERHSVLLEEVEEEESEERSSSRGFIRSFRTFSTGRLELGPPGASRKLLLKGRSLEENGRGPAEEQEVDGGAAEEGSIRKKARLLKARSVEEQRPETPPLRWPPCLLRRSLSFRHWRSGELLLRPLSKDKHHSSSGCIRRDGAPPGQRSGTLEVGAVLNETDASSEPSRWGAAPGGKNRTLDNSDLLRLAGEGEGPGGAGRLVRFLSGIFTKRGGAVSPPAGSPCVNRSLQRSRRTAPSQSSVDSIDGGGSKDAFVNSQEWTLSRAVPELKVGIVGNLASGKSALVHRYLTGTYVQEESPEGGRFKKEIVVDGQSHLLLIRDEGGPPEAQFALWVDAVVFVFSLEDEISFQTVYHYFSRLASYRNTADLPLVLVGTQDAISSANPRVIDDGRARKLSNELKRCTYYETCATYGLNVERVFQDVAQKVVATRRKQQLSIGPCKSLPNSPSHSSVCAAQVSAVHISQTSNGGGSLSDYSSSVPSTPSTSQKELRIDVPQTTNTPTPVRKQSKRRSNLFTSRKASETDKDKKGLEARADSIGSGRAIPIKQGMLLKRSGKSLNKEWKKKYVTLCDNGLLTYHPSLHDYMQNVHGKEIDLLRTTVKVPGKRPPRAVSTSVVTPSGAAPSPKTNGLTKDLSGLQLGPSPGAVTSSTSASPMAGSFNNRGTDGMHQRSYSVSSADQWTDATVIANSGISTDSGLVDSMCSSPITSSATSPKMEPPPSPHANRKKHRRKKSTSNFRADSFSGAAEEPEENLEFIIVSLTGQTWNFEASSYEDRDAWVQVIEGQILASLQSCESSKNKSRLTTQTEAMALQTIRSIRGNGRCADCEAPNPDWASLNLGALICIECSGIHRNLGTHLSRVRSLDLDEWPLELIKVMKAIGNELANSVWEARTQGRVKPGLDASREERERWIRAKYEQRLFLAPLSGADLSLGQQLLRATVEEDLRSVVLLLAHGGRQQVNETCGEGDGRNALHLSSRKGNVVITQLLIWYGVDLTVRDAHGNSPMAYARQVSSQECVDTLAQYGCPDERHPLMATPNLSRRNTNRNNSCSSAGSAALI, encoded by the exons ATGCACCTCCTGGACAGCATGGACAGGAGCACGCCTCAGAGGAGGACGGTTTACAGGATCTCCCTTACACTGGTGAAGAGGGAGGGGCCACAGGGCAaagaggggggggtggaggaccCCCTGCCAGGGGCGTCCAGGCAGGAGGAGCGGCACAGcgtcctcctggaggaggtagaggaggaggagtccgAGGAGCGCTCTTCATCACGTGGCTTCATAAGGAGCTTCAGGACGTTCAGCACGGGGCGGCTGGAGCTGGGCCCCCCCGGCGCCTCCAGGAAGCTCCTGCTGAAGGGGAGGAGCCTGGAGGAGAACGGACGAGGTCCTGctgaggagcaggaagtggatgGCGGCGCTGCGGAGGAGGGCAGCATCAGGAAGAAAGCGAGGCTGCTGAAGGCCAGGAgcgtggaggagcagcgccccgAGACTCCGCCCCTCCGGTGGCCCCCTTGCCTCCTGCGCCGCAGCCTCAGCTTCAGACACTGGCGCAGTGGCGAGCTGTTGCTCCGCCCCCTCTCAAAGGACAAACATCACAGCAGCTCCGGGTGCATCCGTCGGGACGGTGCCCCCCCCGGCCAGAGGAGTGGGACGCTGGAGGTCGGCGCCGTCCTGAACGAGACGGACGCCTCGTCCGAGCCGAGCCGCTGGGGGGCGGCGCCAGGCGGCAAGAACCGGACGCTGGACAACAGCGACCTGCTGCGTCTggcaggtgagggggaggggccAGGAGGGGCGGGGCGTCTGGTTCGCTTCCTCAGCGGCATCTTCACCAAGAGGGGCGGGGCCGTCTCACCCCCGGCCGGTAGCCCCTGCGTCAACCGCTCCCTCCAGCGCAGCAGGAGGACGGCACCTTCCCAGTCCAGCGTGGACAGCATCGATGGGGGAGGATCCAAAG ATGCCTTCGTGAACAGTCAGGAGTGGACGCTGAGCCGGGCGGTACCTGAACTCAAAGTG GGCATTGTGGGTAACCTGGCCAGTGGTAAGTCAGCGCTGGTCCACAGGTACCTGACAGGAACCTACGTCCAGGAGGAGTCCCCTGAAG GGGGTCGCTTCAAGAAGGAGATTGTGGTGGACGGTCAGAGTCACCTGCTGCTCATCAGAGACGAAGGGGGGCCCCCTGAGGCCCAG TTCGCCCTGTGGGTCGATGCTGTGGTCTTCGTCTTCAGTCTGGAGGACGAGATCAGCTTCCAGACGGTCTACCACTACTTCAGCCGCCTCGCCAGCTACCGGAACACCGCCGACCTACCGCTGGTCCTAGTGGGCACTCAAG ACGCCATCAGCTCAGCCAATCCCAGAGTGATCGACGACGGCCGAGCCAGGAAGCTGTCCAACGAGCTGAAGCGCTGCACCTACTACGAGACATGCGCCACCTATGGCCTGAACGTGGAGCGCGTCTTCCAGGATG TTGCCCAGAAGGTGGTGGCCACCAGGAGGAAGCAGCAGCTCTCCATCGGTCCCTGCAAGTCCCTCCCAAACTCGCCGAGTCACTCGTCCGTCTGCGCCGCACAGGTGTCAGCCGTCCACATCAgccag ACCAGCAATGGTGGCGGCAGTTTGAGCGACTACTCGTCATCCGTGCCGTCGACGCCCAGCACCAGCCAGAAGGAGCTCCGCATCGACGTCCCCCAGACCACCAACACGCCGACGCCTGTCCGAAAGCAGTCGAAGCGCCGCTCCAACCTGTTCACC TCCAGGAAGGCGAGCGAGACGGACAAGGACAAGAAGGGCCTGGAGGCGCGGGCGGACAGCATCGGCAGTGGGCGGGCCATCCCCATCAAACAG gggATGCTGCTGAAGCGGAGTGGGAAGTCTCTCAACAAggagtggaagaagaagtatGTGACCCTGTGTGACAACGGCCTGCTGACCTATCACCCCAGCCTACAT GACTACATGCAGAACGTCCACGGGAAGGAGATCGACCTGCTTAGGACCACCGTGAAGGTCCCAGGAAAGAGGCCGCCGCGGGCCGTGTCCACCAGCGTCGTCACGCCCAGCGGCGCCGCGCCCAGTCCCAAGACCAACGGGCTGACCAAGGACCTGAGCGGGCTGCAGCTGGGACCCAGTCCAG GGgcggtgaccagcagcacgtcGGCGTCTCCGATGGCGGGCAGCTTCAACAACCGGGGGACGGACGGGATGCACCAGCGCTCCTACTCCGTGTCCAGCGCCGACCAGTGGACGGACGCCACCGTCATCGCAAACTCTGGCATCAGCACAG ATTCAGGTCTGGTGGACTCCATGTGTTCCAGTCCCATCACATCCAGCGCCACTAGTCCTAAGATGGAACCGCCGCCATCGCCGCACGCCAACCGCAAGAAGCACCGGAGGAAGAAGAGCACGAGTAACTTCAGAGCCGACAGCTTCTCCGGTGCCGCGGAAG AACCGGAGGAGAACCTGGAGTTCATCATCGTGTCGCTGACGGGCCAGACGTGGAACTTTGAGGCGTCATCTTACGAGGACCGGGACGCCTGGGTCCAGGTGATCGAGGGCCAGATCCTGGCCAGCCTGCAGTCCTGCGAGAGCAGCAAGAACAAG tcgCGGCTGACCACCCAGACGGAGGCTATGGCGCTGCAGACCATCAGGAGCATCCGAGGGAACGGCCGCTGTGCCGACTGTGAAGCTCCAA ACCCTGACTGGGCGAGTCTAAACCTGGGGGCCCTGATCTGCATCGAGTGCTCGGGCATCCACAGGAACCTGGGGACCCATTTGTCCAGGGTCCGGTCTTTGGATCTGGATGAATGGCCGCTGGAGCTCATCAAGGTGATGAAGGCCATCGGCAACGAGCTGGCCAATAGCGTGTGGGAGGCCAGAACCCAGGGGCGTGTCAAACCTGGACTGGACGCCAGCAG GGAGGAGCGGGAACGCTGGATCCGGGCAAAATACGAACAGCGTCTGTTTCTGGCTCCGCTGTCTGGCGCTGACCTCTCACTGGGTCAGCAGTTGCTCCGAGCAACGGTGGAGGAAGATCTCCGATCCGTCGTCCTCCTGCTCGCCCACGGGGGCCGACAGCAGGTCAACGAGACGTGTGGCGAAGGAGACGGACGCAACGCCCTGCACCTGTCCAGTCGCAAGGGCAACGTGGTCATCACACAGCTCCTCATTTGG TACGGTGTGGACCTGACGGTGAGGGATGCCCATGGCAACAGTCCGATGGCGTACGCCCGGCAGGTCAGCAGTCAGGAATGCGTCGACACGCTGGCTCAATATGGCTGCCCTGATGAGCGCCACCCACTCATGGCCACGCCCAACCTGTCGCGCCGCAACACCAACCGCaacaacagctgcagcagcgccGGGAGCGCCGCGCTCATCTGA
- the agap1 gene encoding arf-GAP with GTPase, ANK repeat and PH domain-containing protein 1 isoform X3 encodes MSGMNYQQHLANSAAIRAEIQRFESVHPNIYSIYELLERLDEPLLQNQIREHVIAIEDAFVNSQEWTLSRAVPELKVGIVGNLASGKSALVHRYLTGTYVQEESPEADVDAGGRFKKEIVVDGQSHLLLIRDEGGPPEAQFALWVDAVVFVFSLEDEISFQTVYHYFSRLASYRNTADLPLVLVGTQDAISSANPRVIDDGRARKLSNELKRCTYYETCATYGLNVERVFQDVAQKVVATRRKQQLSIGPCKSLPNSPSHSSVCAAQVSAVHISQTSNGGGSLSDYSSSVPSTPSTSQKELRIDVPQTTNTPTPVRKQSKRRSNLFTSRKASETDKDKKGLEARADSIGSGRAIPIKQGMLLKRSGKSLNKEWKKKYVTLCDNGLLTYHPSLHDYMQNVHGKEIDLLRTTVKVPGKRPPRAVSTSVVTPSGAAPSPKTNGLTKDLSGLQLGPSPGAVTSSTSASPMAGSFNNRGTDGMHQRSYSVSSADQWTDATVIANSGISTDSGLVDSMCSSPITSSATSPKMEPPPSPHANRKKHRRKKSTSNFRADSFSGAAEEPEENLEFIIVSLTGQTWNFEASSYEDRDAWVQVIEGQILASLQSCESSKNKSRLTTQTEAMALQTIRSIRGNGRCADCEAPNPDWASLNLGALICIECSGIHRNLGTHLSRVRSLDLDEWPLELIKVMKAIGNELANSVWEARTQGRVKPGLDASREERERWIRAKYEQRLFLAPLSGADLSLGQQLLRATVEEDLRSVVLLLAHGGRQQVNETCGEGDGRNALHLSSRKGNVVITQLLIWYGVDLTVRDAHGNSPMAYARQVSSQECVDTLAQYGCPDERHPLMATPNLSRRNTNRNNSCSSAGSAALI; translated from the exons ATGCCTTCGTGAACAGTCAGGAGTGGACGCTGAGCCGGGCGGTACCTGAACTCAAAGTG GGCATTGTGGGTAACCTGGCCAGTGGTAAGTCAGCGCTGGTCCACAGGTACCTGACAGGAACCTACGTCCAGGAGGAGTCCCCTGAAG CGGACGTGGATGCAG GGGGTCGCTTCAAGAAGGAGATTGTGGTGGACGGTCAGAGTCACCTGCTGCTCATCAGAGACGAAGGGGGGCCCCCTGAGGCCCAG TTCGCCCTGTGGGTCGATGCTGTGGTCTTCGTCTTCAGTCTGGAGGACGAGATCAGCTTCCAGACGGTCTACCACTACTTCAGCCGCCTCGCCAGCTACCGGAACACCGCCGACCTACCGCTGGTCCTAGTGGGCACTCAAG ACGCCATCAGCTCAGCCAATCCCAGAGTGATCGACGACGGCCGAGCCAGGAAGCTGTCCAACGAGCTGAAGCGCTGCACCTACTACGAGACATGCGCCACCTATGGCCTGAACGTGGAGCGCGTCTTCCAGGATG TTGCCCAGAAGGTGGTGGCCACCAGGAGGAAGCAGCAGCTCTCCATCGGTCCCTGCAAGTCCCTCCCAAACTCGCCGAGTCACTCGTCCGTCTGCGCCGCACAGGTGTCAGCCGTCCACATCAgccag ACCAGCAATGGTGGCGGCAGTTTGAGCGACTACTCGTCATCCGTGCCGTCGACGCCCAGCACCAGCCAGAAGGAGCTCCGCATCGACGTCCCCCAGACCACCAACACGCCGACGCCTGTCCGAAAGCAGTCGAAGCGCCGCTCCAACCTGTTCACC TCCAGGAAGGCGAGCGAGACGGACAAGGACAAGAAGGGCCTGGAGGCGCGGGCGGACAGCATCGGCAGTGGGCGGGCCATCCCCATCAAACAG gggATGCTGCTGAAGCGGAGTGGGAAGTCTCTCAACAAggagtggaagaagaagtatGTGACCCTGTGTGACAACGGCCTGCTGACCTATCACCCCAGCCTACAT GACTACATGCAGAACGTCCACGGGAAGGAGATCGACCTGCTTAGGACCACCGTGAAGGTCCCAGGAAAGAGGCCGCCGCGGGCCGTGTCCACCAGCGTCGTCACGCCCAGCGGCGCCGCGCCCAGTCCCAAGACCAACGGGCTGACCAAGGACCTGAGCGGGCTGCAGCTGGGACCCAGTCCAG GGgcggtgaccagcagcacgtcGGCGTCTCCGATGGCGGGCAGCTTCAACAACCGGGGGACGGACGGGATGCACCAGCGCTCCTACTCCGTGTCCAGCGCCGACCAGTGGACGGACGCCACCGTCATCGCAAACTCTGGCATCAGCACAG ATTCAGGTCTGGTGGACTCCATGTGTTCCAGTCCCATCACATCCAGCGCCACTAGTCCTAAGATGGAACCGCCGCCATCGCCGCACGCCAACCGCAAGAAGCACCGGAGGAAGAAGAGCACGAGTAACTTCAGAGCCGACAGCTTCTCCGGTGCCGCGGAAG AACCGGAGGAGAACCTGGAGTTCATCATCGTGTCGCTGACGGGCCAGACGTGGAACTTTGAGGCGTCATCTTACGAGGACCGGGACGCCTGGGTCCAGGTGATCGAGGGCCAGATCCTGGCCAGCCTGCAGTCCTGCGAGAGCAGCAAGAACAAG tcgCGGCTGACCACCCAGACGGAGGCTATGGCGCTGCAGACCATCAGGAGCATCCGAGGGAACGGCCGCTGTGCCGACTGTGAAGCTCCAA ACCCTGACTGGGCGAGTCTAAACCTGGGGGCCCTGATCTGCATCGAGTGCTCGGGCATCCACAGGAACCTGGGGACCCATTTGTCCAGGGTCCGGTCTTTGGATCTGGATGAATGGCCGCTGGAGCTCATCAAGGTGATGAAGGCCATCGGCAACGAGCTGGCCAATAGCGTGTGGGAGGCCAGAACCCAGGGGCGTGTCAAACCTGGACTGGACGCCAGCAG GGAGGAGCGGGAACGCTGGATCCGGGCAAAATACGAACAGCGTCTGTTTCTGGCTCCGCTGTCTGGCGCTGACCTCTCACTGGGTCAGCAGTTGCTCCGAGCAACGGTGGAGGAAGATCTCCGATCCGTCGTCCTCCTGCTCGCCCACGGGGGCCGACAGCAGGTCAACGAGACGTGTGGCGAAGGAGACGGACGCAACGCCCTGCACCTGTCCAGTCGCAAGGGCAACGTGGTCATCACACAGCTCCTCATTTGG TACGGTGTGGACCTGACGGTGAGGGATGCCCATGGCAACAGTCCGATGGCGTACGCCCGGCAGGTCAGCAGTCAGGAATGCGTCGACACGCTGGCTCAATATGGCTGCCCTGATGAGCGCCACCCACTCATGGCCACGCCCAACCTGTCGCGCCGCAACACCAACCGCaacaacagctgcagcagcgccGGGAGCGCCGCGCTCATCTGA